The nucleotide sequence TAGACCGCAGCCCTGGGCCGTCTGGACCATCAAATTCACATCACGCTGTACGGCCTTCCAATCGCCTGATTTGGCTTTGCTGATGCACATCACGGCATCAACCTCCCTCGCACCATGGGCCTTCGCTGCCAAAATCTCCTGCATCTTTATTTCGGTAAACGCAGCACCAAGCGGAAAACCTATGACCGTGCACGGTATGACACTCGTTCCGTGGAGCAAGCGTGCGGCGGTACAAATATACACAGGGTTTACACAAATGGAAGTAAAGCCGTGTTTAACAGCCTCATGGCAAAGATCAACAATATCCTTCTCCGTCGCTTCAGGTTTCAGAAGCGTATGATCAATTCTTCCGGCGATATTCATAAGTCTACCTTCCCTTCAGCGTTCTTTTATACTTTCCCGTATCGCTAATATGCTAAGACACTCTATTTTTTAGTAAGCCTAATTTACCCCACAGCATTTATTCTTTCAGGTCCTTCAAATTATACCCCAGATCCCTGAGCTGGTTATTCTGGTTGCGCCAGTCCTTCTTGACTTTGACCCAAAGCTCAAGGAATACCTTGCTGCCCAGCAGCGTTTCAATTTCTTCCCGGGCAAGCCTTCCGACTTCTTTTAAGACGCTTCCTTCCTTACCAATGACAATTCCTTTCTGGGAATCACGTTCAACAAGGATCACAGCCCCTATCTTAATCAAGGATTTTTTCTCTTCCATTTTATCAACCACGACCGCGACCGAGTGCGGAACTTCTTCTCTGGTCAGGTTCATCAGCTTTTCTCTAATCAGCTCTGCAACGACAAACTTCTCCGGCTGGTCAATGACGACATCATCCGGAAAATACATTGGGCCAGGTGAAAGCGCTTCAAAAATCAGATCCATTAACTTCGCAGTATTCTCGGACTGTAAAGCTGAAATCGGAACAATTTCTCTAAAATCTGCTATTTTGGAAAAGCCGGCTATTTTCTCCAGCAGCTGATCCTTGGAAATGAGGTCAATTTTATTTAAGGCCAAAATGCAGGGAATTCCGCTGTCCTTAATGACCTGAAGCACGTATTCATCCCCCGATCCAAACGGCACGGAGGCATCGACGACGCATATCGCAAAATCAACCCCCTGCAAAGTGCTTTTGGCGGCCGCGACCATGTATTCGCCCAGGCGGTGCTTCGGTTTATGAATACCGGGCGTGTCAAAAAAAATGACCTGCCCGCGTTCTTCGGTAAGGATACACCGGATTCTGTTTCTGGTTGCCTGCGGCTTATCGGATATAATCAGCACTTTCTGACCCAAAAGCGTATTTAGTAAGGTCGATTTTCCAGCATTGGGCCGTCCGATCACTGCAACAAAACCCGATCGAAAAACTTTATTATCCTGCTTGTTCAACTGTTTTACCATCCTTGTATCATAAGTCTCGTATCATAAAATTGTGTATCCTATCGTTGTATATCCTATAGCTGTATATCATGTGGTCTCTTATCCTAAGTGCTTTTTAAAAACTCCGGGCCAAACGAATCAGGGAGAATATCCTTCAAACTGGTTTTCCTGATTTCTCCGCTGCCATTGCTGAGTAAAACAAGGCAGTCCGAGGCGAACTCCCGGATCACCTGCCGGCAGGCACCACATGGGGACGGCATCTCCTCGAGCGGAACTGCGACAGCAACCGCTTTGATCCGCCTTTCCCCCAATCCGATCCCATGGAATACGGCATTGCGTTCCGCACAGACACTCAGACCATAGGAAGCATTTTCGACATTGACACCGGAAGTGATCCTTCCTGATTCCCAGAGAACGGCGGCGCCAACCTTGTAGCAGGAGTAAGGGGCATAAGCATCTTCACAAGCTTGATGCGCCTGGCGAATCAGCTCCGCAGCCTGGTTGATATCTATAGACTGATCAATAACTATAGCCTGATCATTCCTCATCCACATCCGCCCGCCCCCTTAGATTAGAGAAATCTAACGACATGCAAACTATTTTTTTCAAAGGTATCTTATAATCAGTCTGTGGGCCACAGTTCCGCCGTGAGCGGAGCACGATGCGGAGCGCGGCTTTTTGTGCCATGGAGGGCACAATAGCCGAAAGGCGGTATTGTTGCCCACAGACCTACCCTAAAATAAATAAGGTCCAAAAATAATGATCCCAATAACGACGGCCTGAATAGTGGAAACCAGTACGGCACCGGAAGCAACATCCTTGCCGAGGCCGGCAAGGGGATGGTACCTGGGTTCAGCCAGATCAATTGCCCTTTCCAACGCGGTATTAAACAATTCCGCCACCAGAACGCTGCCAATAGCATAAATAATGAACAGCCAGTGAACGCCTGAAAGATGAAAGTAAGCGCCTGCCAGAACAACAACCACGGCGGCAAAAAAATGAAATCTGAGGTGTTTTTCTGTTCTCAGCGAGTAAGCAATCCCTTGCAAAGCCCCTCTGCAGCTGCCGGCAAAACCAGCAGGCTTACGGATATCCGGCATTATTCTTCCCCCTTGTCAGCGCAGCAAGCCGAGCTGATCCATAACCTGTTCCTCCAGACGCCTCATAACACTGGAATCATCCTCATTGCCATGATCGTACCCCAGAAGGTGCAGTGTTCCGTGCACTGCCAGGTAAACAATCTCTCTGGCAAAGGAATGCCCATACTCAATAGCCTGCGAACGGGCTCTTTCGACAGAAATCACGATATCACCGAGAGCCGTATCGCAGTAGCTAAAATTATCGTCATCTTCTTCGTATTCGTCAAGATCTTCTTCATCTTCTTCGTCAATCATTTCTTCGAGAGAATATTCAAGCCGTTCTTTCTTATCCTTATCCGACTGAGGATTATAATAAATCTCCGGCTCCCCTTCCCCCTTTTCCCGAAGGGCAAAAGATAGGACGTCTGTAGGGCTGTTAATTCCACGGTACGTCTTATTCAGGAGATAAATAGATTCATCATCGGTCAGGACAAGTCCGATCTCAGCGTCTTCCGGGCCACCTCCCTCAAGAAGTGCTTTCTGAATGCCCGTGCGAAGCAGTTCTGCTATTTTATTTTGTTCATCTTCTGTAATAGAATCATCTTCCCAACTGATATCTAGTTCCATTTCTCAGAAAAGACCTGCCATTAAAGAGCAAGTCTTTTTCTCCCCCCTATCCGTGAGAATTATTTTTTACGAAAGCGAATCAGGTTCGCTTTCCTGCTTAGCCGAAGACTCATCCTCTTTTTGCGGTTTCGATTCCTCCTGTTTCTGACCAGTGTCTGCTTCCTCTGCCAATTTGGTCTTGGCCGACGGCAATTCAGGGTATTCGATTCTGGAATGGAATATTCCGCTTAGAACCTTAACAAAAGCTATAGATATCTTATCCAAATCCTTAAAGGTTAAGTCACATTGGTCAAGCAGGCCCTCATCAAATTTCTCCTTGATAATCTTACGCACCAATCCTTCAATTTTTCCCGGCGAACTGTCCTTCTGGGAACGGACGGCTGCTTCAACATTATCCGCCAGAAGAACCAGCGCCGCCTCTTTAGACTGGGGACGCTGCCCGTCATATCTGAAAGCTTCTTCCGGAGCATCCGGATTCTCTTCGAGTGCTTTATGGTAAAAGAACGATGCCGTACTGTCCCCGTGGTGCTGCGCAATAATATCCTGAATATTGGATGGAAGCTTATGCTCTTTGGCCATTTCTAGTCCGTCTTTGATATGGGAAATAATAATTAGGGAACTAAGCGTCGGGGCAATCTTTTCGTGGGGATTATCCTTGGAAAACTGGTTTTCTATAAAGAAGTACGGTCTTTTCAGCTTGCCGATATCATGATAGAGCGCACCGACTCTGACCAGCACAGGGTCAGCTTTAATTTCCTCAGCGGCAGTTTCAGCCAGATTCCCAACTAGGACGCTGTGATGGTAGGTCCCTGGCGCTTCGATCAATAAGCTTTTCAACAGCGGCGCATTCGGGTTAGATAATTCCAGCAGCCTTACAGCTGATGTAATGTTAAAGCCCTGTTCCAGCCAAGGCAAAACACCCATGGTAAGAACAGACGACAGAAACCCATTGGCAACGCTCAGCATGCATCCAATCAGCCAATCGGTTGGACTAATCTGAAGGATTAAGGCAACACCGCTTACAAGGGCAATATTTACCAAAGCCACAAACAATCCTGCCCTGGCCAGTTCAGAACGGCGGTCCAGTTTAGCAACACCCTGTATGCCGACAATGCCGCTAAGCAAAGAAAATAAGGCTGCCAGCGAACCTGCTGCTCCCATGTTCCCTGGATCTGCCATCATCCCGGTGAAAATAGCCAGAATGACGCCTACCAGAACTGCGATCTTAACGCCAAGCAGGAGTGTAACCGTCATCGTAACCCAGGCTGCAGGTATCAGGATAGCCGTCAAAGTGTTTAAATCATTGTCCCCAAGACTGATCGCCATAAAGGCTTTACCCATAGCCAGCGCAACAATCATCAGAAGTCCGATCAGCACCATCCTTTGCCAGTGGGTAAACGTGTCGGGGCTGAACTGGTAGGCAAATAAGATCAAAATGATCATCGAAACCAGGACAATTATTGCAATTCCGGAAGCCGGCTTCCACGGAGATTCTACTTTGATCAATCCGTACGCCTGCAGGGCTTGATAAATCTGATCATCAACAATTTCCCCCGGTCCTATAATTTTTTCATTTTCTCGATAGGTCCGGATGGATGGTTTAACCTTAGAAATGGCAATATCCTGCATTTTTTTTGTCGCTTCTTCATCGATGGTCAGTGTCGGTTTGATCACACACTGTTCAATAAATTCATTTATAAGTTCTTTTACAGGTTCAGTTACATTGGATTGATTGATCTGTTCACTCATTCGGTCCTGTGAAAGTGATACTTCTGCCTGAGATCTCGCTCCGGTCTCGGCATCGCTTGCTATCCCAAGGATGACAACTGAACTAGTTCCGGAGGCAGATACAATCTCCTGATCAGACA is from Dehalobacter sp. 12DCB1 and encodes:
- the deoC gene encoding deoxyribose-phosphate aldolase, with the translated sequence MNIAGRIDHTLLKPEATEKDIVDLCHEAVKHGFTSICVNPVYICTAARLLHGTSVIPCTVIGFPLGAAFTEIKMQEILAAKAHGAREVDAVMCISKAKSGDWKAVQRDVNLMVQTAQGCGLKIKIIIETGLLNEDEKQKAAEIIREAGADYIKTSTGYFGGATVEDVKNLKNWAGPAVKVKASGGIKTKEFALELIEAGADRLGTSSGIAIIQ
- the era gene encoding GTPase Era — encoded protein: MVKQLNKQDNKVFRSGFVAVIGRPNAGKSTLLNTLLGQKVLIISDKPQATRNRIRCILTEERGQVIFFDTPGIHKPKHRLGEYMVAAAKSTLQGVDFAICVVDASVPFGSGDEYVLQVIKDSGIPCILALNKIDLISKDQLLEKIAGFSKIADFREIVPISALQSENTAKLMDLIFEALSPGPMYFPDDVVIDQPEKFVVAELIREKLMNLTREEVPHSVAVVVDKMEEKKSLIKIGAVILVERDSQKGIVIGKEGSVLKEVGRLAREEIETLLGSKVFLELWVKVKKDWRNQNNQLRDLGYNLKDLKE
- a CDS encoding cytidine deaminase — translated: MRNDQAIVIDQSIDINQAAELIRQAHQACEDAYAPYSCYKVGAAVLWESGRITSGVNVENASYGLSVCAERNAVFHGIGLGERRIKAVAVAVPLEEMPSPCGACRQVIREFASDCLVLLSNGSGEIRKTSLKDILPDSFGPEFLKST
- a CDS encoding diacylglycerol kinase family protein — translated: MPDIRKPAGFAGSCRGALQGIAYSLRTEKHLRFHFFAAVVVVLAGAYFHLSGVHWLFIIYAIGSVLVAELFNTALERAIDLAEPRYHPLAGLGKDVASGAVLVSTIQAVVIGIIIFGPYLF
- the ybeY gene encoding rRNA maturation RNase YbeY, which translates into the protein MELDISWEDDSITEDEQNKIAELLRTGIQKALLEGGGPEDAEIGLVLTDDESIYLLNKTYRGINSPTDVLSFALREKGEGEPEIYYNPQSDKDKKERLEYSLEEMIDEEDEEDLDEYEEDDDNFSYCDTALGDIVISVERARSQAIEYGHSFAREIVYLAVHGTLHLLGYDHGNEDDSSVMRRLEEQVMDQLGLLR
- a CDS encoding HDIG domain-containing metalloprotein, which encodes MNKKLKTMLLPKKTKNAMTKYQIALFVLFFILLTAILASDLFQSKLNIESGEPSPELITAPYEKKVTDLAKFQEEQEAAANAVGPVYMADDDQISNLSKDLDRTFEILADQKDSKDSLTEKMDELRKKVPYSRLSNSTLEALLNLSDQEIVSASGTSSVVILGIASDAETGARSQAEVSLSQDRMSEQINQSNVTEPVKELINEFIEQCVIKPTLTIDEEATKKMQDIAISKVKPSIRTYRENEKIIGPGEIVDDQIYQALQAYGLIKVESPWKPASGIAIIVLVSMIILILFAYQFSPDTFTHWQRMVLIGLLMIVALAMGKAFMAISLGDNDLNTLTAILIPAAWVTMTVTLLLGVKIAVLVGVILAIFTGMMADPGNMGAAGSLAALFSLLSGIVGIQGVAKLDRRSELARAGLFVALVNIALVSGVALILQISPTDWLIGCMLSVANGFLSSVLTMGVLPWLEQGFNITSAVRLLELSNPNAPLLKSLLIEAPGTYHHSVLVGNLAETAAEEIKADPVLVRVGALYHDIGKLKRPYFFIENQFSKDNPHEKIAPTLSSLIIISHIKDGLEMAKEHKLPSNIQDIIAQHHGDSTASFFYHKALEENPDAPEEAFRYDGQRPQSKEAALVLLADNVEAAVRSQKDSSPGKIEGLVRKIIKEKFDEGLLDQCDLTFKDLDKISIAFVKVLSGIFHSRIEYPELPSAKTKLAEEADTGQKQEESKPQKEDESSAKQESEPDSLS